The following are from one region of the Streptomyces tuirus genome:
- a CDS encoding phosphoglycerate kinase, translated as MKTIDELLTEGVAGKRVFVRADLNVPLDGTRITDDGRIRAVLPTVKALADAGARVVVASHLGRPKGAPDPAFSLAPAAARLGELLGSDVAFATDTVGESARTTVAGLADGQVAVIENLRFNAGETSKDDAERGAFADQLAALADVYVGDGFGAVHRKHASVFDLPARLPHYAGYLIATEVGVLRKLTDDVKRPYAVVLGGAKVSDKLAVIDQLLGKADRLLIGGGMVFTFLKAKGHEIGTSLVQEDQLPVVREYIERAEKNAVELVLPVDVVVAPEFPDLKTKAPARPSTVAADAMPADQMGLDIGPESRKLYASKIVDAATVFWNGPMGVFEHPDFAEGTKAVAQALINSQAFTVVGGGDSAAAVRILGFDENAFGHISTGGGASLEYLEGKTLPGLAALED; from the coding sequence ATGAAGACGATCGACGAACTCCTCACCGAAGGGGTCGCGGGCAAGCGGGTCTTCGTCCGCGCCGATCTGAACGTGCCGCTGGACGGCACGCGCATCACCGACGACGGCCGTATCCGCGCCGTGCTGCCCACGGTCAAGGCCCTCGCCGACGCGGGCGCCCGGGTCGTCGTCGCCTCCCACCTGGGCCGCCCCAAGGGTGCCCCGGACCCGGCCTTCTCCCTCGCCCCGGCCGCCGCGCGGCTCGGTGAACTCCTCGGGTCGGACGTGGCCTTCGCGACCGACACGGTCGGCGAGTCCGCCCGGACCACCGTCGCCGGCCTCGCCGACGGCCAGGTCGCCGTCATCGAGAACCTGCGCTTCAACGCCGGTGAGACGAGCAAGGACGACGCCGAGCGCGGCGCCTTCGCCGACCAGCTCGCCGCCCTCGCGGACGTCTACGTCGGCGACGGTTTCGGCGCCGTGCATCGCAAGCACGCCTCGGTCTTCGACCTCCCGGCCCGCCTGCCGCACTACGCCGGCTACCTCATCGCCACCGAGGTCGGCGTCCTGAGGAAGCTCACCGACGACGTCAAGCGGCCCTACGCCGTCGTCCTGGGCGGCGCCAAGGTGTCCGACAAGCTCGCCGTCATCGACCAGCTGCTCGGCAAGGCCGACCGGCTGCTCATCGGCGGCGGCATGGTCTTCACCTTCCTCAAGGCCAAGGGCCACGAGATCGGCACGTCCCTGGTCCAGGAGGACCAGCTCCCGGTCGTCCGGGAGTACATCGAGCGCGCCGAGAAGAACGCCGTCGAGCTGGTCCTGCCGGTGGACGTCGTGGTCGCGCCGGAGTTCCCGGACCTCAAGACCAAGGCCCCGGCCCGGCCCAGCACCGTCGCCGCGGACGCCATGCCGGCCGACCAGATGGGCCTGGACATCGGCCCCGAGTCCCGCAAGCTGTACGCCTCGAAGATCGTCGACGCCGCCACCGTCTTCTGGAACGGCCCCATGGGCGTCTTCGAGCACCCCGATTTCGCCGAGGGCACCAAGGCGGTCGCCCAGGCTCTCATCAACTCCCAGGCCTTCACGGTGGTCGGTGGTGGCGACTCCGCCGCGGCCGTCCGCATCCTGGGCTTCGACGAGAACGCATTCGGCCACATCTCGACCGGTGGCGGCGCCTCCCTCGAATACCTCGAGGGCAAGACGCTCCCCGGCCTCGCCGCACTGGAGGACTGA
- the rapZ gene encoding RNase adapter RapZ, with product MNVNEHHGQQEQAGDGAQVSTGTPNDKAQVPDAAIPELVIISGMSGAGRSTAAKCLEDLGWFVVDNLPPALIPTMVELGARSQGNVARIAVVVDVRGRRFFDNLRESLADLEAKNVTRRIVFLESSDEALVRRFESVRRPHPLQGDGRIVDGIAAERELLRELRGDADLVIDTSSLNVHELRAKMDAQFAGEEEPELRATVMSFGYKYGLPVDADLVVDCRFLPNPHWVPELRPYTGLNDEVSGYVFNQPGAKEFLDRYTELLQLVATGYRREGKRYVTIAVGCTGGKHRSVAMSEKLAARLAAEGVETVVVHRDMGRE from the coding sequence ATGAATGTGAACGAGCACCACGGGCAACAAGAGCAAGCCGGAGACGGAGCACAGGTGAGTACGGGCACGCCCAACGACAAGGCCCAGGTCCCCGACGCGGCCATCCCCGAGCTGGTGATCATCTCCGGTATGTCCGGAGCCGGGCGCTCCACGGCCGCGAAGTGCCTGGAGGACCTCGGCTGGTTCGTCGTCGACAATCTGCCGCCCGCGCTGATCCCCACCATGGTGGAGCTCGGCGCCCGCTCCCAGGGCAACGTGGCGCGGATCGCCGTCGTCGTCGACGTCCGCGGCCGCCGCTTCTTCGACAACCTCCGCGAGTCCCTCGCCGACCTGGAGGCGAAGAACGTCACCCGGCGGATCGTCTTCCTGGAGTCCTCCGACGAGGCCCTGGTCCGCCGCTTCGAGTCCGTGCGCCGCCCGCACCCCCTCCAGGGCGACGGCCGCATCGTCGACGGCATCGCCGCCGAGCGCGAGCTGCTGCGCGAGCTGCGCGGCGACGCCGACCTGGTGATCGACACCTCCAGCCTCAACGTGCACGAACTGCGCGCCAAGATGGACGCCCAGTTCGCCGGCGAGGAGGAGCCGGAGCTGCGCGCCACGGTCATGTCGTTCGGCTACAAGTACGGCCTGCCGGTCGACGCCGACCTCGTCGTCGACTGCCGCTTCCTGCCGAACCCGCACTGGGTCCCGGAGCTGCGCCCGTACACCGGCCTCAACGACGAGGTCTCCGGGTACGTCTTCAACCAGCCCGGCGCCAAGGAGTTCCTGGACCGCTACACCGAGCTCCTCCAGCTCGTCGCCACCGGCTACCGCCGCGAGGGCAAGCGCTACGTGACCATCGCCGTGGGCTGCACAGGCGGCAAGCACCGCTCGGTCGCCATGTCGGAGAAGCTCGCCGCCCGGCTCGCCGCCGAGGGCGTGGAGACGGTGGTCGTCCACCGGGACATGGGACGCGAATGA
- a CDS encoding gluconeogenesis factor YvcK family protein, translating into MTRRTPRLSRLRRVVPEGNGGKGTTGGKGGRPAEARGGKPRRRGTQPKVVALGGGMGLSASLAALRRITGDLTAVVTVADDGGSSGRLRDELGVLPPGDLRKALAALCGDDDWGQTWARVIQHRFQSQGDLHEHAVGNLLIVALWEQLGDHVQALDLVGRLLGAQGRVLPMSAVPLELQALVKGHDPQRPEEVETVRGQATVALTPGEVQSVHLVPNDPPAVPEAVEAVLDADWVVLGPGSWFSSVIPHLLVPELLDALTQTKARRVLSLNLAPQPGETEGFSPQRHLEVLGRHAPKLALDVVLADEAAVPDRDSLTDAAKRFGAAVELAPVARPDGTPRHDPELLAAAYDRIFRMHGRIGPWR; encoded by the coding sequence ATGACACGACGTACACCGCGGCTGAGCCGGCTGCGCCGGGTGGTGCCCGAAGGCAACGGCGGCAAGGGCACCACCGGCGGCAAGGGCGGCCGGCCCGCCGAGGCCCGGGGTGGCAAGCCGCGCCGCCGGGGCACCCAGCCCAAGGTCGTCGCCCTCGGCGGCGGCATGGGCCTTTCGGCCTCGCTCGCCGCGCTGCGCCGGATCACCGGCGACCTCACCGCCGTCGTCACCGTGGCCGACGACGGCGGCTCCAGCGGTCGGCTGCGCGACGAACTGGGCGTGCTGCCGCCCGGCGACCTGCGCAAGGCGCTGGCCGCCCTGTGCGGCGACGACGACTGGGGCCAGACCTGGGCCCGGGTCATCCAGCACCGCTTCCAGTCCCAGGGCGACCTGCACGAACACGCGGTCGGCAATCTGCTGATCGTCGCCCTCTGGGAGCAGCTCGGCGACCATGTGCAGGCCCTCGACCTGGTCGGACGCCTGCTCGGCGCCCAGGGTCGCGTGCTGCCCATGTCCGCCGTGCCACTTGAGCTGCAGGCCCTGGTCAAGGGGCACGACCCGCAGCGCCCGGAGGAGGTCGAAACGGTCCGCGGCCAGGCGACCGTCGCCCTCACCCCGGGCGAGGTGCAGTCCGTGCACCTCGTGCCGAACGACCCGCCGGCCGTGCCCGAGGCGGTCGAGGCCGTCCTGGACGCGGACTGGGTGGTGCTCGGCCCCGGCTCCTGGTTCTCATCGGTCATCCCGCATCTGCTGGTGCCCGAGCTGCTGGACGCGCTCACGCAGACGAAGGCCCGGCGGGTACTCTCCCTGAACCTCGCGCCGCAGCCCGGAGAAACCGAGGGCTTCTCCCCGCAGCGTCATTTGGAGGTTTTGGGACGACACGCCCCTAAACTCGCCCTGGACGTGGTGCTGGCCGACGAGGCCGCCGTGCCCGACCGTGACTCCCTGACCGATGCCGCCAAGCGGTTCGGGGCCGCGGTCGAGCTGGCGCCGGTGGCCAGACCCGACGGAACCCCGAGGCACGACCCGGAGCTGTTGGCCGCCGCGTACGACCGTATTTTTCGGATGCATGGAAGGATCGGCCCATGGCGATGA
- a CDS encoding M14 family metallopeptidase: MRRRARSILAVGALLIGGASFAPIAQAQPGSSNPSDPDEVKVFRAEVTQKQVPLLLAAGQDGHELSERVPEKGTATVEVYLTDQQAKKLEKQGVGLTEHELSTRAEARVEDAAEGVFRPYSGKGGLREELLRTAQENPDLTKVVSIGKTVKGQDILALKLTKGAKRTKDGSRPSVLYMSNQHAREWITPEMTRRLMHHYLDNYKKDRRVKKLVDSTELWFLLSANPDGYDYTFADPANRQWRKNLRDVNGDGTITTGDGVDLNRNFAYKWGYDNEGSSPNPTGQTYRGAGPNSEPETQALDAFQKRIGFTYGINYHSAAELLLYGVGWQVATRTPDDVLYEALAGTPDNSAIPGYHPQLSSELYTTNGEADGHAANVNGLALFTPEMSTCQTASDLDPNDEWKASDCQSVFTFPDDEKLIQQEFAKNVPFALSVAESAAHPDRPSSSVGLSAADFTPAAFGTSYSRGADQEVSVVARKSVRDKELKYRVNGGRTLDMALKPWKGGETYGGEDNLYFDEYRAKVRDGEPGDKVEVWFTGEAKNGKKLSSERFTYTVAERPRANTLVVAEEGAAATQAQTYVDALKASGRKAIVWDVAQRGAPDALGVLSHFDTVVHYTGASVPGVATQLQLRAFLNEGGRLIEAGEQAGGNVDLGGGALSNDFSQYYLGAYTRTATPGATGFTGSGELGGVTGPLGAAPGNPLDKAGTYSVTSDELGAGEFPQFASKGAGQFAGTVNPYGPFAGSAMAAAVHTDDAYKRLTRTVDLTGTPAAERPTLRTQLLWDTEAGYDHAIVEARTTGGDDWTTLPEAGGATRSAVPTECEGGFYVKEHPWLKHYLTVADDGCTATGTTGTWNSLTGASGGWQQVNFDLSAYAGKTVEISISYVTDPGSGGHGVLVDDASLVVGGTAKETEGFETSLGAWKVAGPPEGSPAVLKDWARTGALFQTYGAVTTDDTVLLGFGLEHITAPAARTALMRKALASLDG; this comes from the coding sequence ATGAGACGAAGAGCGAGATCGATCCTCGCTGTCGGCGCGCTCCTGATCGGCGGAGCGAGCTTCGCACCCATCGCCCAAGCACAACCGGGGAGTTCGAACCCGTCCGACCCGGACGAAGTCAAGGTCTTCCGCGCCGAGGTCACCCAGAAGCAGGTACCCCTGCTGCTGGCGGCCGGCCAGGACGGCCACGAACTGAGCGAGCGGGTACCCGAGAAGGGCACCGCGACCGTCGAGGTCTACCTGACGGACCAGCAGGCGAAGAAGCTGGAGAAGCAGGGCGTCGGCCTCACCGAGCACGAACTCTCCACCCGGGCCGAGGCCCGCGTCGAGGACGCCGCCGAGGGCGTGTTCCGCCCGTACAGCGGCAAGGGGGGCCTGCGGGAGGAACTCCTGCGCACCGCCCAGGAGAACCCGGACCTCACCAAGGTCGTCTCCATCGGCAAGACCGTCAAGGGCCAGGACATCCTCGCGCTGAAGCTCACCAAGGGCGCGAAGCGGACGAAGGACGGCTCCAGGCCCTCCGTCCTCTACATGTCCAACCAGCACGCGCGCGAGTGGATCACGCCGGAGATGACCCGGCGTCTGATGCACCACTACCTGGACAACTACAAGAAGGACCGGCGCGTCAAGAAGCTCGTCGACTCCACGGAACTGTGGTTCCTGCTGTCGGCCAACCCCGACGGCTACGACTACACCTTCGCGGACCCTGCCAACCGCCAGTGGCGCAAGAACCTGCGGGACGTCAACGGCGACGGCACCATCACCACCGGCGACGGCGTCGACCTCAACCGCAACTTCGCCTACAAGTGGGGCTACGACAACGAGGGCTCGTCCCCCAACCCCACCGGCCAGACCTACCGCGGCGCGGGCCCGAACTCCGAGCCGGAGACCCAGGCCCTGGACGCCTTCCAGAAGCGGATCGGCTTCACGTACGGCATCAACTACCACTCCGCCGCCGAACTCCTCCTCTACGGGGTCGGCTGGCAGGTGGCCACCCGGACCCCGGACGACGTCCTGTACGAGGCGCTCGCCGGAACGCCCGACAACTCCGCGATCCCGGGCTATCACCCGCAGCTCTCCTCCGAGCTGTACACCACCAACGGTGAGGCCGACGGCCACGCGGCGAACGTCAACGGCCTGGCGCTGTTCACCCCCGAGATGTCGACCTGCCAGACCGCCTCGGACCTCGACCCGAACGACGAGTGGAAGGCCTCCGACTGCCAGTCGGTCTTCACCTTCCCGGACGACGAGAAGCTGATCCAGCAGGAGTTCGCCAAGAACGTCCCGTTCGCGCTCTCCGTCGCCGAGTCCGCCGCCCACCCCGACCGGCCGTCCTCGTCGGTCGGCCTGAGCGCCGCCGACTTCACCCCGGCCGCGTTCGGCACGTCGTACTCCCGCGGCGCCGACCAGGAGGTCTCCGTCGTCGCACGGAAGTCCGTGCGCGACAAGGAGCTCAAGTACCGCGTCAACGGCGGCCGCACCCTGGACATGGCGCTCAAGCCCTGGAAGGGCGGCGAGACCTACGGCGGTGAGGACAACCTCTACTTCGACGAGTACCGCGCCAAGGTCAGGGACGGCGAGCCGGGCGACAAGGTCGAGGTGTGGTTCACCGGCGAGGCCAAGAACGGCAAGAAGCTCTCCAGCGAGCGCTTCACGTACACCGTCGCCGAGCGGCCCCGGGCGAACACCCTCGTCGTCGCCGAGGAGGGCGCGGCCGCCACGCAGGCGCAGACGTACGTGGACGCGCTGAAGGCGAGCGGCCGCAAGGCGATCGTCTGGGACGTCGCCCAGCGGGGCGCACCGGACGCACTCGGGGTGCTGAGCCACTTCGACACCGTCGTCCACTACACGGGCGCGAGCGTCCCGGGTGTCGCCACCCAGCTCCAGCTGCGGGCCTTCCTCAACGAGGGCGGCCGGCTGATCGAGGCCGGCGAGCAGGCCGGCGGCAACGTCGACCTCGGCGGCGGCGCGCTGTCGAACGACTTCAGCCAGTACTACCTGGGCGCCTACACCCGCACCGCCACCCCCGGGGCCACCGGCTTCACCGGCTCCGGCGAACTGGGCGGCGTCACCGGCCCGCTCGGCGCGGCCCCCGGCAACCCGCTGGACAAGGCCGGCACCTACAGCGTCACCTCCGACGAGCTGGGGGCCGGTGAGTTCCCCCAGTTCGCGAGCAAGGGCGCCGGGCAGTTCGCCGGCACGGTCAACCCGTACGGCCCGTTCGCGGGCTCCGCGATGGCGGCCGCCGTCCACACCGACGACGCCTATAAGCGCCTCACCCGCACCGTGGACCTCACCGGCACGCCCGCGGCCGAGAGGCCGACCCTGCGTACCCAGCTCCTCTGGGACACCGAGGCCGGTTACGACCACGCCATCGTCGAGGCCCGCACCACGGGCGGCGACGACTGGACGACGCTCCCCGAGGCGGGCGGCGCCACCAGGAGCGCGGTGCCGACGGAGTGCGAGGGCGGCTTCTACGTCAAGGAGCACCCCTGGCTGAAGCACTATCTGACCGTGGCGGACGACGGCTGCACCGCGACCGGCACCACCGGCACGTGGAACAGCCTCACCGGCGCCTCGGGCGGCTGGCAGCAGGTGAACTTCGACCTGAGCGCCTACGCCGGCAAGACGGTCGAGATCTCGATCAGCTACGTCACCGACCCGGGCAGCGGCGGGCACGGCGTGCTCGTCGACGATGCCTCGCTCGTCGTCGGCGGCACGGCCAAGGAGACCGAGGGCTTCGAGACCTCGCTCGGCGCCTGGAAGGTCGCCGGACCGCCCGAGGGCAGCCCGGCCGTCCTCAAGGACTGGGCCCGCACCGGTGCCCTGTTCCAGACGTACGGCGCCGTCACCACGGACGACACCGTGCTGCTGGGCTTCGGCCTGGAGCACATCACCGCACCGGCCGCCCGGACGGCGCTGATGAGGAAGGCGCTCGCCTCTCTCGACGGGTGA
- the uvrC gene encoding excinuclease ABC subunit UvrC yields the protein MADPSSYRPKPGEIPDSPGVYRFRDEHRRVIYVGKAKSLRQRLANYFQDLAGLHPRTRSMVTTAASVEWTVVSTEVEALQLEYSWIKEYDPRFNVKYRDDKSYPYLAVTMNEEYPRVQVMRGQKKKGVRYFGPYAHAWAIRDTVDLLLRVFPVRTCSAGVFKNAARTGRPCLLGYIGKCSAPCVDRVSAEEHRELADEFCDFMTGRTNTYIRRLERQMAEAADEMEYERAARLRDDIGALKKAMEKNAVVLADATDADLIAVAEDELEAAVQIFHVRGGRVRGQRGWVTDKVEEITTGALVEHALQQLYGEETGDAVPKEVLVPALPDPVEPVQEWLAGRRGSGVSLRIPQRGDKKALMETVERNAQQALVLHKTKRASDLTTRSRALEEIADALDLDSAPLRVECYDISHLQGDDVVASMVVFEDGLARKSEYRRFQIKGFAGQDDVRSMHEVITRRFRRYLAEKEKTGEWTDGENGETPEIDRNGEIVGTGPTEDDGRPKKFAYPPQLVVVDGGAPQVAAARRALDELGIDDIAVCGLAKRLEEVWLPGDDDPVILPRTSEGLYLLQRVRDEAHRFAITYQRAKRSKRFRSSPLDDVPGLGETRKQALLKHFGSLKKLRSATIDQICEVPGLGRKTAETIAVALARSAPAAPAVNTATGEIIEEEPGTMGSSGESVAAGAPDERRGQET from the coding sequence ATGGCCGACCCCTCCAGCTACCGCCCCAAACCGGGTGAGATCCCCGACTCGCCGGGGGTCTACAGGTTCCGCGACGAGCACCGCCGGGTGATCTACGTCGGAAAGGCGAAAAGCCTGCGCCAGCGCCTGGCGAACTACTTCCAGGACCTGGCGGGCCTGCACCCGCGCACCCGCTCCATGGTCACCACGGCGGCGTCCGTGGAGTGGACGGTGGTGTCCACGGAGGTCGAGGCGCTCCAGCTGGAGTACTCGTGGATCAAGGAGTACGACCCCCGGTTCAACGTCAAGTACCGCGACGACAAGAGCTACCCCTACCTCGCGGTGACGATGAACGAGGAGTACCCGCGCGTGCAGGTGATGCGCGGTCAGAAGAAAAAGGGCGTCCGCTACTTCGGGCCGTACGCGCACGCGTGGGCGATCCGCGACACCGTCGACCTGCTGCTGCGCGTCTTCCCCGTACGCACCTGCTCGGCCGGCGTGTTCAAGAACGCGGCCCGCACGGGCCGCCCCTGCCTCCTCGGCTACATCGGCAAGTGCTCGGCCCCTTGTGTGGACCGCGTCTCCGCCGAGGAGCACCGCGAACTGGCCGACGAGTTCTGCGACTTCATGACCGGCCGGACGAACACCTACATCCGCCGGCTGGAGAGGCAGATGGCGGAAGCGGCCGACGAGATGGAGTACGAGCGGGCGGCCCGGCTGCGCGACGACATCGGGGCCCTGAAGAAGGCCATGGAGAAGAACGCGGTCGTGCTCGCCGACGCGACCGACGCCGACCTGATCGCGGTCGCCGAGGACGAGCTGGAGGCGGCCGTCCAGATCTTCCACGTGCGCGGCGGACGCGTGCGCGGCCAGCGCGGCTGGGTCACCGACAAGGTGGAGGAGATCACCACCGGAGCCCTCGTCGAGCACGCCCTGCAGCAGCTGTACGGGGAGGAGACGGGCGACGCCGTCCCCAAGGAGGTCCTGGTCCCGGCCCTGCCCGATCCCGTCGAGCCGGTCCAGGAGTGGCTCGCCGGGCGGCGCGGCTCCGGTGTCTCCCTGCGCATCCCGCAGCGCGGCGACAAGAAGGCCCTCATGGAGACCGTGGAGCGCAACGCCCAGCAGGCGCTCGTGCTGCACAAGACCAAGCGCGCCTCCGACCTGACCACCCGCTCGCGCGCCCTGGAGGAGATCGCCGACGCCCTCGACCTGGACAGCGCCCCGCTCAGGGTCGAGTGCTACGACATCTCCCACCTCCAGGGGGACGATGTCGTGGCCTCCATGGTCGTCTTCGAGGACGGGCTCGCCCGCAAGAGCGAGTACCGCCGCTTCCAGATCAAGGGTTTCGCCGGGCAGGACGATGTCCGCTCCATGCACGAGGTGATCACCCGCCGCTTCCGCCGCTATCTCGCCGAGAAGGAGAAGACGGGGGAGTGGACCGACGGGGAGAACGGCGAGACCCCCGAGATCGACAGGAACGGCGAGATCGTCGGGACCGGCCCCACCGAGGACGACGGCCGTCCCAAGAAGTTCGCCTACCCGCCCCAGCTCGTGGTCGTGGACGGCGGCGCCCCGCAGGTCGCGGCGGCCCGGCGCGCCCTGGACGAGCTGGGGATCGACGACATCGCCGTGTGCGGCCTCGCCAAGCGCCTCGAGGAGGTCTGGCTGCCCGGCGACGACGACCCGGTGATCCTGCCCCGCACCAGCGAGGGCCTGTACCTGCTCCAGCGCGTCCGTGACGAGGCCCACAGGTTCGCCATCACGTACCAGCGCGCGAAGCGGTCCAAGCGCTTCCGCTCCAGCCCCCTGGACGACGTCCCCGGCCTCGGGGAGACGCGCAAGCAGGCACTTCTGAAGCACTTCGGTTCGTTGAAGAAACTGCGATCCGCCACGATCGACCAGATCTGCGAGGTCCCCGGCCTGGGCCGCAAGACGGCCGAGACGATCGCCGTGGCCCTCGCCCGCTCGGCCCCGGCCGCACCCGCCGTCAACACGGCGACTGGAGAGATCATCGAAGAGGAACCGGGCACCATGGGTTCCAGTGGGGAGTCCGTGGCAGCGGGCGCCCCGGACGAACGACGGGGGCAGGAGACATGA
- the whiA gene encoding DNA-binding protein WhiA has product MAMTAAVKDEISRLPVTRTCCRKAEVSAILRFAGGLHLVSGRIVIEAELDTAMAARRLKRDILEIFGHSSELIVMAPGGLRRGSRYVVRVVAGGDQLARQTGLVDGRGRPIRGLPPQVVSGATCDAEAAWRGAFLAHGSLTEPGRSSSLEVTCPGPEAALALVGAARRLSIAAKAREVRGVDRVVVRDGDAIGALLTRLGAHESVLAWEERRMRREVRATANRLANFDDANLRRSARAAVAAGARVQRALEILADDVPEHLAAAGRLRMEHKQASLEELGALADPPLTKDAVAGRIRRLLAMADKRASDLGIPGTEANLSDELADNLVG; this is encoded by the coding sequence ATGGCGATGACGGCAGCGGTGAAGGACGAGATCTCCCGGCTCCCCGTCACCCGGACCTGCTGCAGAAAGGCGGAGGTCTCCGCCATTCTGCGGTTCGCCGGCGGCCTTCACCTGGTGAGCGGTCGGATCGTGATCGAGGCGGAGCTGGACACCGCGATGGCGGCCCGCCGCCTCAAGCGGGACATTCTCGAGATCTTCGGCCACAGCTCCGAGCTGATCGTGATGGCTCCGGGCGGGCTGCGGCGGGGCTCGCGCTACGTGGTGCGCGTGGTGGCGGGCGGCGACCAGCTCGCCCGCCAGACCGGCCTGGTCGACGGGCGGGGCCGCCCGATCCGCGGCCTGCCCCCGCAGGTGGTCTCGGGGGCCACCTGCGACGCCGAGGCCGCCTGGCGTGGCGCGTTCCTGGCCCACGGCTCGCTCACCGAGCCCGGCCGCTCCTCCTCCCTGGAGGTGACCTGCCCGGGCCCCGAGGCGGCGCTCGCCCTGGTCGGCGCCGCCCGCCGGCTGTCGATCGCCGCGAAGGCCCGCGAGGTGCGCGGCGTGGACCGGGTCGTCGTCCGGGACGGTGACGCGATCGGTGCCCTGCTGACCCGCCTCGGCGCGCACGAGTCGGTGCTGGCCTGGGAGGAGCGCCGGATGCGCCGCGAGGTGCGCGCCACGGCCAACCGGCTGGCCAACTTCGACGACGCCAACCTGCGCCGCTCCGCCCGCGCGGCCGTCGCCGCCGGTGCCCGGGTGCAGCGCGCCCTGGAGATCCTCGCCGACGACGTGCCCGAGCACCTCGCCGCCGCCGGCCGGCTGCGCATGGAGCACAAGCAGGCCTCCCTGGAGGAGCTGGGCGCGCTCGCCGACCCGCCGCTGACCAAGGACGCGGTCGCCGGCCGGATCCGCCGCCTGCTGGCCATGGCCGACAAGCGCGCCTCCGACCTCGGCATCCCGGGCACGGAGGCCAACCTCAGCGACGAGCTGGCCGACAACCTGGTGGGCTGA
- the gap gene encoding type I glyceraldehyde-3-phosphate dehydrogenase — MTIRVGINGFGRIGRNYFRALLEQGADIEIVAVNDLGDTATTAHLLKYDTILGRLKQEVTHTADTITVDGKTIKVLAERNPADIPWGELGVDIVIESTGIFTKKADAEKHIAGGAKKVLISAPAKDEDVTIVMGVNQDRYDPANHHVISNASCTTNCVAPMAKVLDENFGIVKGLMTTVHAYTNDQRILDFPHKDLRRARAAAENIIPTTTGAAKATALVLPQLKGKLDGIAMRVPVPTGSVTDLVLELSREVTKEEVNAAFQKAAEGELKGILEYTEDPIVSSDIVNAPASCTFDSSLTMVQEGKTVKVIGWYDNEWGYSNRLVDLTVFVGNQL; from the coding sequence GTGACGATCCGCGTAGGCATCAACGGCTTCGGCCGCATCGGTCGTAACTACTTCCGCGCGCTCCTGGAGCAGGGTGCAGACATCGAGATCGTGGCTGTCAACGACCTGGGTGACACCGCGACCACCGCTCACCTGCTGAAGTACGACACGATCCTGGGCCGCCTCAAGCAGGAGGTCACCCACACCGCCGACACGATCACCGTCGACGGCAAGACGATCAAGGTGCTGGCCGAGCGCAACCCCGCCGACATCCCGTGGGGCGAGCTGGGCGTCGACATCGTCATCGAGTCGACCGGCATCTTCACCAAGAAGGCCGACGCCGAGAAGCACATCGCCGGTGGCGCGAAGAAGGTCCTCATCTCGGCTCCGGCCAAGGACGAGGACGTCACCATCGTGATGGGCGTCAACCAGGACAGGTACGACCCGGCGAACCACCACGTCATCTCCAACGCCTCCTGCACCACCAACTGTGTGGCGCCGATGGCGAAGGTCCTCGACGAGAACTTCGGCATCGTCAAGGGCCTGATGACGACGGTGCACGCGTACACCAACGACCAGCGCATCCTGGACTTCCCGCACAAGGACCTGCGTCGCGCGCGTGCCGCCGCCGAGAACATCATTCCGACCACCACGGGCGCCGCCAAGGCCACCGCGCTGGTCCTCCCGCAGCTCAAGGGCAAGCTGGACGGCATCGCCATGCGCGTCCCGGTCCCGACCGGCTCGGTCACCGACCTGGTTCTCGAGCTGTCCCGCGAGGTCACCAAGGAAGAGGTCAACGCCGCCTTCCAGAAGGCCGCGGAGGGCGAACTCAAGGGCATCCTCGAGTACACCGAGGACCCGATCGTCTCCTCCGACATCGTGAACGCCCCGGCGTCCTGCACCTTCGACTCCTCCCTGACCATGGTCCAGGAGGGCAAGACGGTGAAGGTCATCGGCTGGTACGACAACGAGTGGGGCTACTCCAACCGCCTCGTGGACCTTACGGTCTTCGTCGGCAACCAGCTCTGA